In Cucurbita pepo subsp. pepo cultivar mu-cu-16 chromosome LG04, ASM280686v2, whole genome shotgun sequence, the following are encoded in one genomic region:
- the LOC111793934 gene encoding calmodulin-7-like — MAEQLTDDQISEFKEAFSLFDKDGDGCITTKELGTVMRSLGQNPTEAELQDMINEVDADGNGTIDFPEFLNLMARKMKDTDSEEELKEAFRVFDKDQNGFISAAELRHVMTNLGEKLTDEEVDEMIREADVDGDGQINYEEFVKIMMAK; from the exons ATGGCCGAACAACTCACTGATGATCAGATCTCCGAGTTTAAGGAGGCGTTCAGCCTCTTCGACAAGGATGGCGATG GCTGTATCACCACCAAGGAGCTTGGGACTGTGATGAGATCACTTGGCCAAAATCCTACTGAAGCTGAGCTGCAGGACATGATCAATGAGGTGGATGCTGATGGGAACGGAACCATCGACTTCCCCGAGTTCCTGAATCTGATGGCCCGTAAGATGAAAGACACTGACTCAGAGGAGGAACTGAAGGAAGCCTTCCGTGTGTTCGACAAGGACCAGAATGGTTTCATCTCTGCAGCTGAACTCCGCCATGTGATGACAAATCTCGGTGAGAAATTGACTGATGAAGAAGTCGATGAGATGATCCGCGAGGCTGACGTGGATGGCGATGGCCAGATTAACTACGAGGAATTCGTTAAAATCATGATGGCTAAGTGA
- the LOC111793932 gene encoding SNF1-related protein kinase regulatory subunit beta-1 isoform X2: MELNITSVSIKALIIYSLSLVNLQVPVAPLQGGNGPTHYNEAWQNEFHETVDNPPEQGIPTIITWSYGGSSVAIEGSWDNWASRKSLQRTGKDFSILIVLPSGVYHYKFIVDGQKRYIPDLPYIADEMGNVFNLLNVSDSAPDILQSLAEFEAPPSPETTYSQVFPSEEDFAKEPAAVPSQLHLTVLGMENADEASSSKPQHVVLNHLFIEKGWASQSVVALGLTHRFHSKYVTVVLYKPLNR; this comes from the exons ATGGAGCTGAATATTACTTCGGTTTCGATCAAAGCTTTGATAATATATTCATTGAGTTTAGTGA ACTTGCAGGTTCCTGTAGCTCCCTTGCAAGGAGGTAATGGTCCAACCCATTACAATGAAGCTTGGCAGAACGAGTTCCATGAAACTGTAGATAATCCTCCAGAGCAAGGGATCCCGACGATTATTACGTGGAGCTACGGTGGCAGCAGCGTGGCTATTGAGGGGTCTTGGGACAACTGGGCATCCAG GAAGTCCCTGCAGAGGACTGGTAAAGATTTTTCGATACTTATCGTCCTTCCATCTGGAGTATATCATTACAAGTTCATCGTCGATGGTCAAAAGAGATATATTCCAGATCTTCCTTACATAGCTGATGAGATGGGCAATGTCTTCAATCTTCTCAATGTTTCT GATAGCGCGCCTGATATTCTACAGAGCTTGGCCGAGTTCGAGGCTCCACCATCACCGGAGACAACTTACAGCCAGGTGTTCCCTAGCGAGGAAGACTTCGCCAAGGAGCCAGCAGCCGTGCCATCGCAGCTGCACCTCACGGTTCTAGGTATGGAGAATGCCGATGAAGCATCATCCTCAAAGCCTCAACATGTTGTGCTTAACCACCTCTTCATTGAGAAAGGGTGGGCTTCTCAGTCTGTGGTTGCCTTGGGACTTACTCATAGGTTCCATTCAAAGTATGTCACCGTCGTCCTCTACAAACCGTTGAACAGGTAG
- the LOC111793932 gene encoding SNF1-related protein kinase regulatory subunit beta-1 isoform X1, with protein sequence MGNANGREESSPGGGGGAVADADGQGPVIDSSLVSETSNVVSSDSMVNTPPGSPGNLRSPILFAPQVPVAPLQGGNGPTHYNEAWQNEFHETVDNPPEQGIPTIITWSYGGSSVAIEGSWDNWASRKSLQRTGKDFSILIVLPSGVYHYKFIVDGQKRYIPDLPYIADEMGNVFNLLNVSDSAPDILQSLAEFEAPPSPETTYSQVFPSEEDFAKEPAAVPSQLHLTVLGMENADEASSSKPQHVVLNHLFIEKGWASQSVVALGLTHRFHSKYVTVVLYKPLNR encoded by the exons ATGGGAAATGCCAATGGTCGAGAGGAGAGTTCTCCCGGCGGTGGTGGAGGAGCGGTAGCCGACGCCGATGGACAAGGTCCAGTGATTGACAGTTCGTTGGTTAGTGAAACGAGTAACGTCGTTTCTTCAGATTCGATGGTAAATACTCCTCCTGGTAGCCCTGGGAACCTCCGATCCCCGATCTTGTTCGCTCCTCAG GTTCCTGTAGCTCCCTTGCAAGGAGGTAATGGTCCAACCCATTACAATGAAGCTTGGCAGAACGAGTTCCATGAAACTGTAGATAATCCTCCAGAGCAAGGGATCCCGACGATTATTACGTGGAGCTACGGTGGCAGCAGCGTGGCTATTGAGGGGTCTTGGGACAACTGGGCATCCAG GAAGTCCCTGCAGAGGACTGGTAAAGATTTTTCGATACTTATCGTCCTTCCATCTGGAGTATATCATTACAAGTTCATCGTCGATGGTCAAAAGAGATATATTCCAGATCTTCCTTACATAGCTGATGAGATGGGCAATGTCTTCAATCTTCTCAATGTTTCT GATAGCGCGCCTGATATTCTACAGAGCTTGGCCGAGTTCGAGGCTCCACCATCACCGGAGACAACTTACAGCCAGGTGTTCCCTAGCGAGGAAGACTTCGCCAAGGAGCCAGCAGCCGTGCCATCGCAGCTGCACCTCACGGTTCTAGGTATGGAGAATGCCGATGAAGCATCATCCTCAAAGCCTCAACATGTTGTGCTTAACCACCTCTTCATTGAGAAAGGGTGGGCTTCTCAGTCTGTGGTTGCCTTGGGACTTACTCATAGGTTCCATTCAAAGTATGTCACCGTCGTCCTCTACAAACCGTTGAACAGGTAG